Proteins encoded by one window of Luteimonas yindakuii:
- a CDS encoding J domain-containing protein, which translates to MKPWYGKLLGFIAGWLLLRHPVGGLIGLLIGHAFDADWLLPQRAAPYRVLGLERGASDEDVDRTYRKLMAQYHPDRVATAAPELQEQAARRAAEINAAYTRIRGKRRRR; encoded by the coding sequence ATGAAACCCTGGTATGGAAAACTGCTCGGCTTCATCGCCGGCTGGCTGCTGCTCAGGCATCCGGTGGGTGGCCTCATCGGTCTGTTGATCGGCCATGCGTTCGACGCCGACTGGTTGCTGCCGCAGCGCGCGGCCCCGTACCGCGTGCTCGGCCTGGAGCGCGGCGCCAGCGACGAGGATGTCGACCGCACCTACCGCAAGCTGATGGCGCAGTACCACCCCGACCGCGTTGCCACCGCCGCGCCCGAACTGCAGGAGCAGGCCGCGCGCCGCGCCGCCGAAATCAACGCGGCGTATACCCGCATCCGCGGCAAGCGCCGTCGCCGCTGA
- the yegS gene encoding lipid kinase YegS — protein MTAPCWYVILNAKAAGNDEVRDAVHAAREAGHAIEVRLTWEEGDALRYVREALAAGAVRVIAGGGDGTLRDVAAALADAPGDADVLPVLGLLPLGTANDFATAAGVPDAIGEAFALAAGGSVHAIDLLRIAHDDGATWSLNLVSGGFGTEITVETREGLKKMLGGLAYLVTGIARMGRIEPVPVSLRGPGFAWEGDFIALGIGNGRQAGGGQALCPDAQVDDGLLDVTVVPQLEGEVAATVGTLVGAGKEAALDRVATRARLPWIEVSTPQPLMLNIDGEPVTGQRFRIDCVPRRLRVALPVDSPLLSTSTA, from the coding sequence ATGACCGCACCGTGCTGGTACGTGATCCTCAATGCCAAGGCCGCCGGCAACGACGAAGTACGCGACGCGGTGCACGCCGCGCGCGAGGCGGGACACGCGATCGAAGTGCGGCTGACCTGGGAGGAAGGTGACGCCCTGCGTTACGTGCGCGAGGCACTGGCCGCCGGTGCGGTGCGGGTGATCGCCGGCGGTGGCGACGGCACGCTGCGCGATGTCGCCGCGGCGCTCGCCGATGCGCCGGGCGATGCCGACGTGCTGCCCGTACTCGGCCTGCTGCCGCTGGGCACGGCGAACGACTTCGCCACTGCCGCCGGCGTGCCGGATGCGATCGGCGAGGCCTTTGCGCTGGCGGCCGGCGGGAGCGTGCACGCGATCGACCTGCTGCGCATCGCCCATGATGACGGCGCGACCTGGTCGCTCAACCTGGTCAGCGGCGGCTTCGGGACCGAGATCACCGTGGAGACCCGCGAAGGCCTGAAGAAGATGCTTGGCGGCCTGGCCTACCTGGTCACCGGCATCGCGCGGATGGGCCGGATCGAACCCGTGCCGGTGTCGCTGCGGGGGCCCGGTTTCGCCTGGGAGGGCGACTTCATCGCCCTGGGAATCGGCAACGGGCGGCAGGCGGGCGGTGGCCAGGCGTTGTGTCCCGACGCGCAGGTCGACGACGGCCTGCTCGACGTCACCGTGGTGCCGCAGCTCGAAGGCGAAGTCGCCGCCACCGTCGGCACGCTGGTGGGTGCCGGCAAGGAGGCGGCGCTCGACCGCGTCGCCACGCGGGCACGCCTGCCGTGGATCGAGGTGTCGACGCCGCAACCGCTGATGCTCAACATCGATGGCGAACCGGTCACCGGGCAACGTTTCCGCATCGACTGCGTGCCGCGTCGCCTGCGGGTGGCGCTGCCGGTGGATTCGCCGCTGCTGTCGACCAGCACTGCATGA
- the trpE gene encoding anthranilate synthase component I, whose protein sequence is MITQQQFDRFAAEGHTRIPVAREVLSDLDTPLSVYLKLADGPYTYLFESVEGGERFGRYSIIGLPATQVFEFRGHEMSVREHGEVVDRRVVEDPFVEVERLRTAESVPRIEGLPAFTGGLVGWFGFECIGYIEPRLADAADAPARRDELGTPDILLMQSEEVAVFDNLRGRLYLVVHADPRQPQAWARANRRLDALAHRLRHGGAGYPETLQPAALDEADFVSGFTREGFIEAVERSKEYIRAGDVFQVVLSQRMSVPFNARPVDVYRALRALNPSPYMYFLDVGGTQVVGSSPEILVRQQGGTVTVRPIAGTRPRGATPEEDAALEAELLADPKERAEHLMLIDLGRNDVGRVAEAGTVEVGERFVIERYSHVMHIVSEVTGRLRDGLDYVDVLRATFPAGTVSGAPKIRALEVIRELEPVRRNVYSGAVGYIGWHGDADTAIAIRTAVIQDGRLHVQAGAGIVHDSDPQKEWDETMNKGRALFRAVAQAAKGL, encoded by the coding sequence TTGATCACCCAGCAGCAGTTCGACCGTTTCGCCGCCGAAGGCCACACCCGCATCCCCGTCGCCCGTGAGGTTCTGTCCGACCTCGATACGCCGTTGTCGGTCTATCTGAAGCTTGCGGATGGTCCGTACACCTACCTGTTCGAATCGGTCGAGGGCGGCGAGCGCTTCGGCCGCTATTCGATCATCGGCCTGCCCGCCACGCAGGTGTTCGAGTTCCGCGGGCACGAGATGTCGGTGCGCGAGCACGGCGAGGTGGTCGATCGCCGTGTCGTCGAGGATCCGTTCGTCGAGGTCGAGCGCCTGCGCACGGCGGAATCGGTGCCGCGCATCGAAGGCCTGCCGGCCTTCACCGGTGGCCTGGTGGGCTGGTTCGGCTTCGAGTGCATCGGCTATATCGAGCCGCGCCTGGCCGATGCCGCCGACGCCCCTGCGCGCCGCGACGAGCTCGGCACCCCCGACATCCTGCTGATGCAGTCGGAGGAGGTCGCCGTTTTCGACAACCTGCGCGGCCGGCTGTATCTCGTCGTCCACGCCGACCCGCGCCAGCCGCAGGCCTGGGCGCGGGCCAACCGCCGCCTCGATGCACTGGCGCACCGGCTGCGCCATGGCGGTGCCGGCTACCCGGAAACCCTGCAACCCGCGGCGCTCGACGAGGCCGACTTCGTGTCGGGCTTCACCCGCGAAGGCTTCATCGAGGCGGTGGAGCGGTCGAAGGAATACATCCGCGCCGGCGACGTGTTCCAGGTGGTGCTGTCGCAGCGGATGTCGGTGCCGTTCAACGCGCGCCCGGTCGATGTCTACCGCGCGCTGCGTGCGTTGAATCCCTCGCCGTACATGTACTTCCTCGATGTCGGCGGCACCCAGGTGGTGGGTTCGTCGCCGGAAATCCTGGTGCGCCAGCAGGGCGGCACCGTCACCGTGCGGCCGATCGCGGGCACCCGCCCGCGCGGCGCGACGCCGGAAGAGGATGCCGCGCTCGAAGCCGAACTGCTGGCCGATCCCAAGGAACGCGCCGAACACCTGATGCTGATCGACCTCGGCCGCAACGATGTCGGCCGCGTGGCCGAAGCCGGCACCGTGGAGGTCGGCGAGCGCTTCGTCATCGAGCGCTACAGCCATGTCATGCATATCGTCAGCGAGGTCACCGGTCGCCTGCGCGATGGCCTCGACTATGTCGACGTGCTGCGCGCGACGTTCCCGGCCGGCACCGTCAGCGGCGCGCCGAAGATCCGGGCGCTGGAAGTGATCCGCGAGCTGGAGCCGGTGCGGCGCAACGTCTATTCCGGCGCGGTGGGCTATATCGGCTGGCATGGCGATGCCGATACCGCGATCGCGATCCGCACCGCGGTGATCCAGGACGGCCGCCTGCACGTGCAGGCCGGCGCCGGCATCGTCCACGACTCCGACCCGCAGAAGGAATGGGACGAGACGATGAACAAGGGCCGCGCGCTGTTCCGCGCGGTCGCGCAGGCCGCGAAGGGGTTGTAG
- the trpD gene encoding anthranilate phosphoribosyltransferase yields the protein MPITPQDALQRTIEHREIFHDEMVDLMRQIMRGEVSPTMTAAILTGLRVKKETVAEIAGAAAVMREFARPVEIADRRHLVDVVGTGGDGAHTFNISTCSAFVAAAAGARVAKHGNRSVSSKSGAADVLEALGAAIELQPAQVAESVARTGVGFMFAPVHHPAMKVVAPVRREMGVRTIFNLLGPLTNPADAPAILMGVFHPDLVGIQARVLQRLGAERALVVWGRDGMDELSLGAGTLVGELRDGEVREYEVHPEDFGIAMSASRNLKVADAGESKTILLSVLDGAEGPARDIVLLNAGATLYVAGVVESIAEGIARARVVLADGSARARLDAFVATTVELAQAKGDANTDNGGGPSVATASP from the coding sequence ATGCCCATCACCCCCCAGGACGCGCTGCAGCGCACGATCGAACACCGCGAGATCTTCCACGACGAGATGGTCGATCTGATGCGGCAGATCATGCGCGGTGAGGTATCGCCGACGATGACCGCGGCGATCCTGACCGGCCTGCGGGTCAAGAAGGAGACCGTGGCGGAGATCGCCGGTGCCGCCGCGGTGATGCGCGAATTCGCCCGTCCGGTGGAGATCGCCGACCGCCGTCACCTGGTCGACGTGGTCGGTACCGGCGGCGACGGCGCACATACCTTCAACATCTCGACGTGCTCGGCGTTCGTCGCCGCCGCCGCCGGCGCGCGCGTGGCCAAGCACGGCAACCGCAGCGTGTCGTCGAAGTCCGGTGCCGCCGACGTGCTGGAAGCGCTGGGTGCGGCGATCGAGCTGCAGCCGGCGCAGGTGGCCGAATCGGTGGCGCGCACCGGCGTCGGCTTCATGTTCGCGCCGGTGCACCACCCGGCGATGAAGGTGGTCGCGCCGGTGCGCCGCGAGATGGGCGTGCGCACGATCTTCAACCTCCTCGGTCCGCTGACCAACCCGGCCGATGCACCGGCGATCCTGATGGGCGTGTTCCATCCCGACCTCGTCGGCATCCAGGCCCGCGTGCTGCAGCGCCTCGGCGCCGAACGCGCGCTGGTGGTGTGGGGGCGCGACGGCATGGACGAGCTGTCGCTGGGCGCAGGCACCCTGGTCGGCGAGCTGCGTGACGGCGAGGTGCGCGAGTACGAAGTGCATCCGGAGGACTTCGGCATCGCGATGTCGGCCAGCCGCAACCTCAAGGTGGCCGACGCCGGGGAGTCGAAGACGATCCTGCTGTCGGTGCTGGACGGCGCGGAAGGGCCGGCGCGCGACATCGTCCTGCTCAATGCCGGGGCGACGCTGTACGTGGCCGGCGTGGTCGAGTCGATCGCCGAGGGCATCGCGCGGGCGCGCGTGGTGCTCGCCGATGGCAGCGCACGCGCCAGGCTCGACGCGTTCGTGGCGACCACGGTGGAACTGGCGCAGGCGAAAGGGGACGCGAACACGGACAATGGCGGCGGTCCTTCCGTCGCAACAGCAAGCCCATGA
- a CDS encoding NTP/NDP exchange transporter, with product MPTAADAPPHNRSRLLQFFNLRHGEGAPVLVAALFFFCVLTALMLLRPARDALGMERGIDSVRWLFIGTAVVTLAVNPVFGWLVSRLRRLQAIGATYGFFVASLVGFWALLIFAPGAIGARSGQVFYVWFSVFNLFVTMVFWALMADRFSSDQGKRVFALVSVGGTLGAIFGPWLTSQLARPLGTPALLLVAGGFLLLALGAAWLLVRLQPGASTVDTAPATARDPERIGGSAWAGFRAVFASPYLAGIAGYVLLMTVVATFIYFTRLQMVAAVADDVDTRAAILGNIDMWTQVAVLVLQVTLTGRIIRRFGLGVALAILPIATAIGFIGLAIYGSFVVLVLLEAANRAVQRGITRPAREALFTVVAREDKYKAKAFIDTFVYRAGDVVGAQTEGALGRLGLAMGGLVSVVIPLALVWAGLALWLGRAQVRRAAVDEGSALTPAPLPRAGEG from the coding sequence ATGCCCACTGCCGCCGACGCACCACCGCACAACCGTTCACGCCTGCTGCAGTTCTTCAATCTTCGACATGGCGAAGGCGCGCCCGTCCTGGTCGCCGCGCTGTTCTTCTTCTGCGTCCTGACCGCGCTGATGCTGCTGCGACCGGCACGCGACGCGCTGGGCATGGAACGCGGGATCGACAGCGTACGCTGGCTCTTCATCGGCACCGCGGTGGTGACGCTGGCGGTGAACCCGGTGTTCGGCTGGCTGGTGAGCCGGCTGCGGCGGCTGCAGGCCATCGGTGCCACCTACGGGTTCTTCGTCGCCAGCCTGGTCGGCTTCTGGGCGCTGTTGATATTTGCGCCCGGCGCCATCGGCGCGCGCAGCGGACAGGTGTTCTACGTCTGGTTCAGCGTGTTCAACCTGTTCGTGACCATGGTGTTCTGGGCGCTGATGGCCGACCGCTTCAGCAGCGACCAGGGCAAGCGCGTGTTCGCGCTGGTCTCGGTGGGCGGCACGCTGGGCGCGATCTTCGGCCCGTGGCTGACCTCGCAACTCGCCCGGCCGCTGGGCACCCCGGCGCTGCTGCTGGTGGCCGGCGGCTTCCTGCTGCTGGCACTGGGTGCGGCGTGGCTGCTGGTGCGACTCCAACCCGGGGCAAGCACGGTCGACACGGCGCCCGCCACGGCGCGCGACCCCGAACGCATCGGCGGCAGTGCGTGGGCGGGCTTCCGAGCCGTGTTCGCTTCGCCCTATCTCGCCGGCATTGCCGGCTACGTGCTGCTGATGACGGTGGTGGCCACCTTCATCTACTTCACCCGCCTGCAGATGGTCGCCGCAGTGGCGGACGACGTGGATACGCGTGCGGCGATCCTCGGCAACATCGACATGTGGACGCAGGTGGCGGTGCTGGTACTGCAGGTCACGCTGACCGGCCGGATCATCCGCCGCTTCGGCCTCGGCGTCGCGCTGGCGATCCTGCCGATCGCCACCGCCATCGGCTTCATCGGGCTGGCGATCTATGGCTCGTTCGTGGTGCTGGTGCTGCTGGAGGCCGCCAACCGCGCGGTGCAACGCGGCATCACCCGGCCCGCGCGCGAGGCGCTGTTCACCGTGGTCGCGCGCGAGGACAAGTACAAGGCGAAAGCCTTTATCGACACCTTCGTCTACCGCGCCGGCGACGTCGTCGGCGCGCAGACCGAAGGGGCGCTGGGGCGACTGGGCCTGGCGATGGGCGGACTGGTCAGCGTGGTGATCCCGCTGGCGCTGGTGTGGGCCGGGCTTGCTTTGTGGCTGGGACGCGCGCAGGTGCGGCGGGCGGCGGTCGATGAAGGGAGCGCCCTCACCCCTGCCCCTCTCCCGCGGGCGGGAGAGGGGTAA
- the trpC gene encoding indole-3-glycerol phosphate synthase TrpC, which produces MTDILERILQRKHEEVAERRQVRPMDELRERAPGAPAPRGFAQAIERTIAAGRPAVIAEVKKASPSKGVIRADFQPAAIARSYAEAGATGLSVLTDRDFFQGADEYLVTARANCDLPVLRKDFVIDPYQVYEARVLGADCVLLIVAALDDAALASLSVLAQSLGMDVLVEAHDGEELARALRLPAHDGRLPLIGINNRSLRSFEVSLDTTLSLRDRVSGGHRLVTESGVHNRADVERLRAADVHAFLVGEAFMREPDPGAALRRLFFADAAA; this is translated from the coding sequence ATGACCGACATCCTCGAACGCATCCTCCAGCGCAAGCACGAAGAGGTCGCCGAACGCCGCCAGGTCCGCCCGATGGACGAACTGCGCGAACGCGCACCGGGCGCGCCAGCACCGCGCGGATTCGCGCAGGCGATCGAACGCACGATTGCCGCGGGCCGGCCGGCGGTAATCGCCGAGGTCAAGAAGGCGAGTCCGTCGAAGGGCGTGATCCGCGCGGATTTCCAGCCGGCGGCGATCGCGCGCAGCTACGCCGAGGCCGGTGCGACCGGTCTGTCGGTGCTGACCGACCGCGACTTCTTCCAGGGCGCCGACGAGTACCTGGTCACCGCGCGCGCGAACTGCGACCTGCCGGTGCTGCGCAAGGATTTCGTGATCGACCCGTACCAGGTGTACGAGGCCCGGGTACTCGGTGCCGATTGCGTGCTGCTGATCGTCGCCGCGCTCGATGACGCGGCGCTGGCATCGCTTTCGGTGCTGGCGCAGTCGCTGGGGATGGACGTGCTGGTCGAGGCGCACGACGGCGAGGAGCTGGCGCGCGCACTGCGGCTTCCCGCCCACGACGGCCGGTTGCCGCTGATCGGCATCAACAACCGCAGCCTGCGCAGCTTCGAGGTCTCGCTCGACACCACCCTGTCGCTGCGCGACCGCGTCAGCGGCGGACACCGCCTGGTCACCGAAAGCGGCGTGCACAACCGCGCCGATGTCGAGCGCCTGCGTGCGGCCGATGTCCATGCCTTCCTCGTCGGCGAGGCCTTCATGCGCGAGCCCGACCCGGGCGCCGCGCTGCGCCGGCTGTTCTTCGCGGACGCCGCCGCATGA
- a CDS encoding aminodeoxychorismate/anthranilate synthase component II, whose amino-acid sequence MLLMIDNYDSFTWNLVQYLQALGSEVRVVRNDELSVEEIERLAPERIVISPGPCTPNEAGVSLSVIERLGATTPILGVCLGHQSIGQAYGGRVVRAGRIMHGKTSSIHHAGQGVFAALPDQYQATRYHSLVVERDTLPDCLQITAWTEHEDGGFEEIMGLRHREHPVEGVQFHPESILTEHGHALLKNFLER is encoded by the coding sequence ATGCTGTTGATGATCGACAACTACGACAGCTTTACCTGGAACCTCGTGCAGTACCTCCAGGCGCTGGGGTCAGAGGTCCGCGTGGTGCGCAACGACGAGCTGTCGGTCGAGGAAATCGAGCGCCTGGCGCCGGAGCGCATCGTCATTTCGCCGGGACCGTGCACCCCGAACGAGGCGGGCGTGTCGCTGTCGGTGATCGAGCGCCTCGGCGCGACCACGCCGATCCTCGGCGTGTGCCTGGGGCACCAGTCCATCGGCCAGGCCTACGGCGGGCGGGTGGTCCGCGCGGGCCGGATCATGCATGGCAAGACCTCGTCGATCCACCATGCAGGGCAGGGCGTGTTCGCCGCGCTGCCCGACCAGTACCAGGCCACGCGCTACCACTCGCTGGTGGTCGAGCGCGACACGTTGCCGGATTGCCTGCAGATCACCGCGTGGACCGAACACGAGGATGGCGGCTTCGAGGAGATCATGGGCCTGCGCCATCGCGAGCATCCGGTGGAGGGCGTGCAGTTCCACCCGGAGTCGATCCTCACCGAGCACGGCCACGCGCTGCTGAAGAATTTCCTCGAGCGTTGA
- the rpe gene encoding ribulose-phosphate 3-epimerase: MQPTVIAPSILSANFARLGEEVDAVLAAGADWVHFDVMDNHYVPNLTIGPLVCEALRKHGVTAPIDVHLMVEPVDRIVPDFAKAGASLISFHPEASKHVHRTIQLIKAEGCQAGLVLNPATPVDVLDYVLDELDLVLLMSVNPGFGGQAFIPSTLDKLRRVRERIDASGRSIRLEIDGGVKPDNIGEIAAAGADTFVAGSAIFGQPDYAAVVDRMRAGVDAVRGQRRA; this comes from the coding sequence ATGCAACCGACCGTCATCGCCCCGTCCATCCTCTCCGCCAACTTCGCCCGCCTCGGCGAGGAAGTCGACGCCGTGCTCGCAGCCGGTGCGGACTGGGTCCACTTCGACGTGATGGACAACCATTACGTGCCCAACCTCACCATCGGGCCGCTGGTGTGCGAGGCGCTGCGCAAGCATGGCGTCACCGCGCCGATCGACGTGCACCTGATGGTCGAACCGGTGGACCGCATCGTGCCGGACTTCGCCAAAGCCGGTGCCAGCCTGATCAGCTTCCATCCCGAGGCCTCGAAGCATGTGCACCGCACGATCCAGCTGATCAAGGCCGAGGGCTGCCAGGCCGGGCTGGTGCTCAATCCGGCGACGCCGGTCGACGTGCTGGATTACGTGCTCGACGAGCTCGACCTGGTGCTGCTGATGTCGGTCAATCCGGGCTTCGGCGGGCAGGCCTTCATTCCGTCCACGCTGGACAAGCTGCGCCGCGTGCGCGAGCGCATCGACGCCAGCGGACGTTCCATCCGGCTGGAGATCGACGGCGGGGTGAAGCCGGACAACATCGGCGAGATCGCCGCCGCCGGTGCCGACACCTTCGTCGCCGGCTCGGCGATCTTCGGCCAGCCCGATTACGCGGCGGTCGTGGATCGCATGCGTGCCGGGGTGGATGCCGTGCGCGGGCAGCGCCGGGCCTGA